A region of Ferruginibacter albus DNA encodes the following proteins:
- the queA gene encoding tRNA preQ1(34) S-adenosylmethionine ribosyltransferase-isomerase QueA: MKLSQFRFDLPLNLIAQNPTKKREDSRMMVIHRKTGQLENRHFRDIIEYFDDKDVMVVNNTKVFPARMYGRKEKTGAKIEVFLLRELNRPNRLWDVIVDPARKIRVGNKLYFGENDELVAEVIDNTTSRGRTIRFLWESSEESFREMLEFLGETPLPKYIKRKPDEEDKERYQTVYAKHEGAVAAPTAGLHFSKELIKRLEIKGLRFAEVTLHTGLGTFRPIEVEDLSKHKMDAEYYAIDDTACKIVNKAKEDGRRICSVGTTTMRAMESSFTAQKLLKPSEGWTNMFIHPPYDFSIADSLITNFHLPKTSLLIMTCAFAGYELTMEAYKKAIKDKYRFFSYGDAMLVV, translated from the coding sequence ATGAAGTTAAGTCAGTTCAGATTCGACCTTCCACTAAATCTTATCGCACAAAATCCAACTAAAAAAAGAGAAGACAGTCGCATGATGGTTATCCATCGTAAAACCGGTCAGCTTGAAAACCGCCATTTTCGCGACATCATTGAATACTTTGATGATAAAGACGTGATGGTAGTGAATAACACGAAAGTGTTTCCTGCACGTATGTATGGACGTAAGGAAAAAACCGGTGCTAAGATAGAAGTGTTTCTATTGCGTGAATTAAATAGGCCGAATCGCTTGTGGGATGTAATTGTTGATCCTGCCCGTAAAATTCGTGTAGGTAATAAATTATATTTTGGTGAGAATGATGAACTGGTAGCAGAAGTTATTGATAATACTACAAGCCGTGGACGTACCATTCGTTTCTTATGGGAAAGCTCGGAAGAATCTTTCCGTGAAATGCTGGAATTTTTAGGTGAAACACCTTTGCCAAAATATATTAAACGCAAGCCCGACGAAGAAGATAAAGAACGTTATCAAACGGTATATGCAAAGCATGAAGGAGCAGTTGCTGCGCCTACAGCAGGTTTGCATTTTAGTAAAGAACTAATTAAGCGTTTGGAAATTAAAGGTCTTCGTTTTGCGGAAGTTACCTTACATACAGGGTTAGGAACTTTTCGCCCGATTGAAGTGGAAGATTTGAGCAAGCATAAAATGGATGCAGAATATTATGCTATTGATGATACAGCTTGTAAAATTGTAAATAAAGCAAAAGAAGATGGCAGAAGGATCTGCTCAGTGGGTACTACTACCATGCGTGCAATGGAATCTTCTTTTACAGCGCAAAAATTATTAAAGCCATCTGAAGGCTGGACCAATATGTTCATTCACCCGCCTTACGATTTTTCTATTGCAGATTCTTTAATTACAAATTTTCACTTGCCTAAAACAAGCTTATTAATTATGACCTGTGCCTTTGCAGGTTATGAATTAACAATGGAAGCGTACAAGAAAGCGATAAAAGATAAATATCGTTTCTTTAGTTATGGTGATGCAATGTTGGTGGTGTAA
- a CDS encoding pirin family protein: protein MKTILQKASERGHANHGWLDAQHYFSFAGYHNPEKVHFGLLRVLNDDTVAGGGGFPTHPHDNMEIVTIPHSGALQHKDSTGGQGIIKAGDVQIMSAGSGVRHSEFNASTTEPVNLFQLWVFPKKRNIEPRYDQRTFDINDRINKWQTVVSPVEADNALWINQDARFSLTKIEKSKELAYSNAFKGNGVYLVVINGSVTVNGTTLNKRDALGVWDTDSFTIQANEDAELLAVEVPMN, encoded by the coding sequence CACAACACTACTTCAGCTTTGCAGGATATCATAATCCCGAGAAAGTACATTTTGGTTTATTAAGGGTTTTAAATGATGATACTGTTGCCGGAGGTGGGGGCTTCCCTACGCACCCGCACGATAATATGGAAATAGTTACTATTCCACACTCCGGTGCTTTACAACATAAAGACAGCACGGGCGGACAAGGTATTATTAAAGCCGGCGATGTGCAAATAATGAGTGCCGGTAGTGGCGTGAGACATTCGGAATTTAATGCTTCTACTACTGAACCGGTAAACCTTTTTCAATTGTGGGTTTTCCCGAAAAAAAGAAATATTGAACCTCGCTATGATCAACGTACGTTCGATATAAATGACAGAATCAATAAATGGCAAACAGTAGTTTCGCCTGTTGAGGCAGACAATGCTTTATGGATAAACCAGGACGCACGCTTTTCTTTAACTAAAATTGAAAAAAGTAAGGAGTTGGCATATAGCAATGCTTTTAAAGGAAACGGCGTCTACCTCGTAGTGATCAATGGTAGTGTAACCGTTAATGGTACAACATTGAATAAGAGAGATGCTTTGGGTGTTTGGGATACAGACAGTTTTACCATACAGGCAAATGAAGATGCTGAATTACTGGCAGTAGAAGTTCCAATGAATTAA